CTGATTTGACATGGTCAAGGCAAACGGAAACCGGAGTTACACACTTTAGGTCAGGGATGAGCCATGAGGATGAAAAATTGATACCTACTATATTTCGATACATAACAACGTGGGAAAACGAGTTTTTAGACTCTCGAAGAGTGTGGGCCGAATACGCTGCCAAAAGACATGAGGCCCTGCAGCAAAATCGCAGACTCGCATTTGAGGAATTGGAAGGTTCTTGGGATAGAGGTATACCAAGGATCAGCACCTTGTTTCAAAAGGATCGTCATGTCTTAGCCTATGACAGGGGGCATCGTGTACGCAGAGAATTCAAGAGTTTCTCATTAGAACGAAACAGTCCTTTTTGGTGGACGAATGCTCACCATGATGGTAAACTATGGAATTTAAATGCATATCGAACTGATGTGATACAGGCGCTTGGAGGCATAGAAACAATCTTGGAACATACTTTATTCAAGGGTACCGGATTCAGTTCTTGGGAGGGGCTTTTCTGGGAAAAAGCTTCAGGATTCGAGGACTCTATGCAATTCAAGAAACTTACGCACGCTCAAAGGACTGGCCTGAGTCAGATCCCCAACCGTCGATTTACTTTGTGGTGGTCACCTACAATCAATAGGGCCAATGTTTACGTTGGATTTCTGGTCCAGCTAGATCTTACTGGGATATTTCTGCATGGAAAGATTCCGACCTTGAAGATTTCTCTGATACAGATTTTCCGTGCGCATCTGTGGCAAAAAATCCATGAAAGCATCGTCTTTGATGTCTGTCAGATATTGGACGGTGAGTTGGATGTGCTTCAGATTGAAACAGTGACTAAGGAGGCAGTTCATCCGCGTAAATCTTACAAAatgaattcttcagctgcgGATGTTACCATGACCAGCATGTATCAGTGGGCTGTATCTAAACCTTCGTTACTACACGATTCGAAGGATTCTTTCGATGCTACTTATTCAAAGAAAATGTGGTTCGATGTCCAGCTGCGGTATGGTGACTATGATTCTCACGACATATCAAGGTATGTTCGTGCTAAGTTTCTTGACTACACCACTGATAATGTCAGTATGTACCCATCGGCAACAGGTGTCATGATTGGGATCGATCTCGCTTATAACATGTATGATGCTTACGGAAATTGGTTTAGCGGTCTGAAACCTCTGGTTCAGAATGGTATGCGAACCATCATGAAAGCCAATCCTGCCCTGTATGTTTTACGTGAGCGCATCAGGAAAGGTCTTCAGATATACCAGTCAAATATCCAAGAGCCGTTCCtcaactcatcgaactACGCAGAGCTATTCAGTAACGACGTTAAGCTCTTTGTTGATGATACGAACGTATACAGGGTAGCAGTTCACAGAACGCTGGAGGGCAATGTCGCGACGAAAGCTATAAATGGCTGTGTTTTTACCTTGAATCCCAAAACTGGCCATCTCTTTTTAAAAATCATCCATACCTCAGTTTGGGCAGGTCAGAAGCGTTTGAGTCAGCTAGCCAAATGGAAGACCGCGGAAGAGGTGAGTGCACTGATCAGGTCCTTACCTAAGGAAGAGCAGCCCAAGCAAATAATTGTTACTCGTAAAGCTATGCTTGATCCATTAGAGGTACACATGTTAGACTTTCCCAACATTGCAATTAGACCTACTGAGCTGAGATTGCccttttctgcttctaTGGCTATCGACAAACTGTCAGATGTGGTTCTGAAAGCGACAGAACCGCAAATGGTACTTTTCAACATTTATGACGATTGGCTGGAGAGGGTTTCCTCATACACTGCATTTTCAAGGctgattcttcttttgagGGGCCTGAAAACGGATGAAGAACAAGCGAAAATGATCCTACTTGGTGATCCGACAATTCCTATAAAGCCTCACCACCTGTGGCCTTCATTTTCTGACGAGAAATGGATCGAAATTGAAGCTAAGATGCGTGATTTGATTTTAGGTGCCTATGGAAAGAAGTACAACGTCAACATTTCTGCTTTGACCCAAACTGAAATCAAGGACTTGATACTGGGGCAGAATATCAAGGCGCCTTCGGTCAAGAGGCAGAAAATGGCTGAGCTTGAGGCGGCGAGGATTGAGGATCATGCTGATAGTCTCGATGCCGGAGCATCTAGCGTTATGAAAACTAAGACTGTCAATGCCCAGGGTGAGGAAATAGTCGTCGTTACCTCAGCAAATTACGAAAACGAAGCGTTCTCATCGAAAAACGAATGGAGGAAAAACGCCATTGCGAACAGTTTGTTATACTTGAAGCTTAACAACATATACGTTGCGTCGGACGACTTCATTGAGGAGAAGGACGTTTTCGTCCTGCCGAGAAATTTGCTAAAGAAGTTTATCGAGATATCGGATGTGAAAATTCAAGTTGCCGCCTACATGTATGGCTGCTCTTCACCAGAGCACCCGAATGTCAAAGAAATACGTACTATAGCTCTGTGTCCGCAATTGGGAAATGGCAACTCAGTTCGAATCTGCAAGCCTCCTATCACTGAAGATCAACCagagctcgaagatctgCAACTGCTGGGCTGGGTTCACACTCAGACTCAGGACCTGAAATTCATGACAGCACCTGAAGTAACAACACATACAAGGGTATTTGCGTCCCACTTCAAGGAAAAAATAGATTTAACTGTCTGCCTGTTACCAGGTTGTGTGTCCCTTGCAGCGTACAACTTGACTGATGAGGGTTACAACTGGGGCACTCAAAACCAAGGTGTGGCCGACATCATATCAGAAGGCTTTGATCCAGGCTTTAGCGAGCACGCTCAGCTTCTACTTTCCGAGAGGTTCATGGGAAACTTCTTGGTTCCATCCAGTGATTTCTGGAACTATACTTTCATGGGAGCAAGCTTCACCGAAGAGCTGCGGTATGACATGAAGATCGGCATCCCGTTGGAGTTCTACAACGAGACACATCGTATCACccattttctgcaattcAGCGCTACCAATGAGGATGAAGCCGTCGAcgctgaacaagaagatcCATTCGCCTGAGAAAACGCCAATTATGTTCCACGCAATTGTAAAACTATGTAGATATTTTTGCGAAGTATGCTTATATCTTCATCGTAGTCTTTAGCTGTAACCTTATCTCATCGAGTGGAAAATGGAACAAAAGAACTCGATGAAGACATAAAACATGAAGAACGCAGCGGGAGCGCAACATAGAGAGAATTAGATGAGCAATAAGTTACATCTACAGGTGATGGAAACATTTAGCAATCGACTGTTACGCAAAAGAGACGCATTACTGCGAAGCATTTCGAAGTCCGATAAGCGTCGAGACGATGGACAAGAAGTAAGACAGCAACTTTCAGTGGAGCGAGATTCCGGCCACAATAATCTTACAGTTGCGGTCCACCGTTCAGTTAGAAACCTTATTAAGTTAGGCTTCACCTTTTCACAAATTGTCGAAGGATCAGGAGTTAGCGACGCTTTCCTGAGGCAAGCATTTAGAGAGCTCTCTTTAGATCTGCCGAATGCgaagcagctggaggagcCCCGGGATGATCGCAATTCCACTGGCTATCTTAAACCGAGATTCACCGTGCCGAAGGAAGACAACAATCCCAACTCCCTACCGGAGGGATCGAATCAAGACACTGAGAAACAAACAAGGAGGATGATTGAGCCGGAGCTGCGGCTGTTCATGCTAAAAACGCGACTAGAGATCAATAGGCTGCGATCTCTCGCGAAACAGCCTGAACTTGCCGAGCAACTCAAACAAGATGACGCTCAAtcagcaattggaaaactAAAAAATgcgatcttctcaaaccTCCAggacttcttcaatgagATTGAGGTAGCTGATCCTGTTAGAACTTCAACTCGAAACGACGAGACTCCCAAAAGAGCTCACGGTGATATAAACTTAACATTGGAACGATCACGGAAGAGAGCCAAGACCCAGAATCTCCGCGACATGAAAGGAGACCCTAATGCTAAAGAAAACGTCGAAGTCAGTCAAAAGACGGACCCGTCAATGGTATGTGACTCAATGCACCACCGGGCTTAAGCAAATTACTAACTTTATCCTCTCCACCTCGCAAACGCTTACTTTCGGCTTGCTAAGCTGCGAACTTGCCGAAGCGGGCCTTCAGGAGCTGTACAGTCAAACACGCGGCCATTCGTACCGTATCGACCCGTAATTGCCAGCCGCGTAGCGAGAAGCCGGTGATCGACACATTGCTTCCTACCGTGGCCAGTTTTTTCTAGCAATGAGCAAAGATCTGACTAGAACacttgaaagatgaaattgcCAGCCATTGGAGCACGGTATGGCCGTTCCATCAAGCACTCTCTTGCTTATATAGTTTGGCAGTATTCTTATAGCTGAGGTCACATGACATGGTATTACTATTTAGAGGTGCGGAAGTGAAGGAAGATCAGATCTTACACAATGATCACCATTAGGAGACTCAGTTTTGAGGACGAGAAGCACTCTTTGTACCGGCTGGCAGTCCTATCGTCTGCTCAAGTGGTCTCCTGAGTGTTAAGATGCCGACAACAccagaaaagaagagatccGGACATCTGGTAGCGTCGCCTGAAGGCGGAATCTCGGCGGCAACCAAAAAACCAAGTACTGGCGGCTCGAAACGGAAGAGGAAATATCAATTTGCCCCTGTTGACACGCTCGGAAACCGAAGTAACGATGAATCGAATGTTCTCCGAGCAATTTCGGTGTCTCAGGTAAGAAACAGCACGGTAACTAAGTCATCGcggcaagaaaagaaagcCAGCGAGTCTAAACTGCGCGGTTCTGCCCCAATAGCCAAGGCTAAACATGATGCAAGAGAATCTAGGGTAGCGACTGGTGGAGAGGACGGCATGCCAAGCGAAAAGGTGATCTGGCAATATTCGCCTGTGCGAGAGGAGCATTCGGATAAAGTTGGCAGTTCATATGAAAATTCTGAAGATTGGATGGAACCCGATAGATTCGAGGAACCATCTTCCACTCCGATGCCTAGAAGGCTGAAGAGCGTTCTGAGTTTTGCAAATATTAGTGAACGCGAGCAAACAGATAATGCATGTCCTATGTCTGTTCCAGCTCGGATCTCGACAAGATCTAGGGGTACTACAGAAAGCTTGAGGGAGTCCTTAAGGGACATCGATGATATTTTGGATGATATGGAGGGAGAACTGACACTAAAGCCGAATGTGCCCAAGATGAGTCAAATACCGTCTTCTCCGAGCCGAATGCGGGAGCAGGAGAAGGGGGACACAGCAGATAAAAAATCTGAAGGGGATTGCGCTTACGCGTCGAGCGATGGAGATGATTCGTTGATCAATATTTTGACGGAAAAAAAGTCTGAAAGGCAAAATAGTGCAAGACCACTTACTGATTCAGATCTACTAGACGATTCCCTGGTAGATTACTTCAATGAGATAAATAACAGAAAGGCTGGGGAGTGCTGCGAGGACGACATAGGTAATGTCGAGGCGCGGCTGTCACAGAGCTTAAGAATTCCTGAGACTGACTCACGGCAGGAGCCCGAGGCAAAAATGGACGGGTACATAAAGCTGGCCGGCTTCCCTAGCCGACGGAAAGGTGTAGAGAGGTTCGTGGTTACAAAGACTGCTGAAGTGAGTCTTCCGAAGATCGGGCGTCAGAAAATATTATCTTGTATTGATGAACATGGGAAGAATACCTCTGTCATTGTACGACACCCATGGATATACTTGGAGTTTGAGGAAGGAGACGTCATACACATTGTTGAGGGTCAGAACTTTGAGAATAAAAAACTGCTATCGGATGATAAAGACCCCACGACGCAGCTTGTGAATGATAATCTATTGATACTAAACCCTGATTTGCTTCTTTCCGCAACCGAAGTAGGAGGGTCCGTCGAATGTTTAAGAAGAGCGGTCCTCCAGTCAGTATTAGAAGATTCGAGAGGTGAACCAAGTATTGCCATGATAGTTGGTAATATTGTTCATGAGCTATTACAAAGTGCCTTGATTAACATGGTGAACAATAAGACGCTTACGATGGACTTCTTAGAGAAAAAACTTGATTCACTGTTACAAACATTCTCATTTGCTATCTTGTTATGCAATGCAAGTATAAAAACCGTCAGGAAGGAAATAACTGAAATGcacttgaagaacattcACAACCTTCTTACTAGATATGTGAAACAAGGGAATTATGGTTGCTATGTGTCTGTGTCTGGTACAAGGAAAACCGATCCACTGTCGATAGCGAACGTCATTGACACAGAGGAAAGTGTCTGGTCGCCGATATATGGCCTTAAAGGTTTTCTAGATGTGACATTAGACGTTCTTTGTAAGAAGACACGGTCAATAGTACCTCTCGAGGTGAAAACGGGCAAAAGCAAAAGCATCTCACATGAAGCCCAGGGACTCATCTACACCCTTCTGCTCAATGACAAGTATGAGGTTCcttttgatttttttctcttACTGTACACTAGACACAATGAAATGATAAAACATCCTTATATGCTTCATTCAATCAAGCATGTCCTCATGTTTAGAAACCAAATGGCAACTAAACTGAAATACAGGTTAAAGGAATTCAAAAAAGGTGGACCAATCGGCGATATTTGGCCTCCACTTTTGCAGAGCTCTTTTTGTGATTCCTGCCACTTGAAAGCTCCCTGCATGGTGATAAACAATTTACTCGAAGATGGTACCGCAGAATCAAGCGGTCTTAAGACAGAAGACTACGAATATCTGACCAACCACCTGGTGGCTAACCATTCTGAAAATAGTCGCTTCTTAAAAAAATACAACGAACTAATAACTCAGGAAGAGTCCTCAATACAATTCATCAACAAAAGCCTTTTCCTTCTAAGCAGCGAAGCTCACGAATCGCAAGGTGGTCATTGCCTCGCAAATCTGAAAGTTGTAAGCTCTACAAATAATCCACTGGATAATAGTTCTTTCCTTCATGTTTTTGCTAGGACTAAAGAAGGTTTGCAGTCGATGCTTTACGCTCAGCTGTCCAAAAATGATAGAGTTACCATTAGTGATGAGTCAGGGCATTTCTGCATCACACAGGGAGTCATAGTGGATATCAAGGCCGATTCAGTAACAATTTCGGCGAGGAGGAAGGTTCTTAACAACAGAATTCCCGCCCAAAAGTCCAGTGGATTGACCAACATAGTCAGCGCAGTTGATGACAGAACAAGCATAGAATCCTTACTGAGGATTCAAAACATGGTTTCTTATCGCATCGACAAGAATGAAGCTCAACAAGGTTTGGCGTTAGCGCGGTTCAGTCTGTTGAACCTTTTTCTGCCCCCAGTGCAATCTGGACAAGTAATAATTGATGAAGGCACGAATGAACTGCGATCCGTGAAAAGATCTGACGGTGGAGATGCACGAATGCGTGCTTTTCTCGTGGACAAAGTGGCACCTCGCTTTTTAACTGATAACGAGTCCCCACTTATCGCAAAGGCAAGACAAACTCTAACACAATTCAATAGCGACCAAATCAAAGCGATAGAGAATGTCCTGAGGGCCCAAGATTATGCCTTGATTTTGGGCATGCCGGGCACTGGTAAAACAACTGTTATTGCTGAGATAATCAAGATTTTGGTCGATGCTGGAAAGAGCATATTATTAACCTCTTATACCCATTCGGCTGTCGATAACGTCTTATTGAAATTGCGAGCGACAAATATCAAAATTGCCCGACTCGGGAGGAAGCATAAGATACTCCCTGAAGTCCAACAATATCAGCCTAATTTCGAGGCTTTCGAAACATACGAGGAATAcattgaagagatcaacAGCCTTTCTGTGGTGGCCACCACATGCCTCGGAATCAGCGATGTTCTGTTTTCATTGCGAGAAAAGGATTTCGACTACGTGATTCTGGATGAAGCCAGTCAGATATCAATGCCGATAGCTCTCGCGCCATTAAGATTAGGCGAGAAATTTATCATGGTCGGTGATCACCACCAGTTGCCGCCTCTAGTTAAGAATGAAGCCGCCCGCGTCGGTGGACTGGAGCAATCGTTGTTCAAAATACTCTGCGACGATCATCCTCAAAGCGTCAGTGAGCTAACAATTCAATACCGGATGTGCGAGGATATCATGGCTTTGTCCAACTTTCTGATATACCAAAAGAAGTTGAAATGCGGAAGCGACCAGGTTCGTGACCAAACTTTTAACATTTCGTCCATCGGAAAACTGACACGTTTTCGAACGAATAGCAATCATCAGCCCTGGCTTGAGGACATACTGGACCCGCAGAGAAGGGTGATTTTTTTAAATTACGATAATTGTActgactttgaagagactTCCGAGTCTGACAACATAACTAATGAGGGTGAAGTCAGGATAATCCAGCAGTGCTTAAAAGGGATGGCGAAATGCGGAGTGAATCCCGCAGATATAGGTATTTTGACTTTGTACCGGGCCCAACTGCATCTTCTGAAGAGGACGTTTCAGGGTCCGAAATGGGCTAACCTGGAAATACTAACCGCTGACCAGTTTCAGGGTCGTGACAAGGATTGTATCATCGTATCTATGGTAAGAAGTAATACAAGGAATAATGCAGGCTCATTATTGAAGGAATTACGACGGGTTAATGTCGCGATGACCAGAGCAAAGTCAAAACTTATCATAGCAGGTTCCAAAGAGACAATTGGCTCACTTCCTCAAATCAGAGACTTTATTAATCTGCTTAAAGAGCGCGATTGGATTTATGATCTTGCATCGAATTTTCTACAGGCCTACAACTTTGGCGACGATGGCGAATCGAGgactgatgaagaataCTCACCGAAAAACTCCCAAACAAGAACTACGGGCGCTAGGAACCTAAGCAGCCAGTCAAGGATATTCAAAGACACACCTATTGTTCGCCAGGCCATTTCTGAGATCTGACTGATTCAAGTTTATGCACACAGATCCATTTATGCGCGGGCGATCTGTTTGTGGATCTGTATCCACGAAACCTCAAGCTATGCTTGACTCTTTTTCAGCTCAGAGTAAGAATAATACAAGGCGCCCCCCAGCATATCAAAAGCCGTGCTTTCCTGCGCCTCGGCTTGGCTACTTCATAATATCCGCAGGTGCTTTTGTTGTCATTTCGAACTCTGTGCTTCCCGCACATTTTCAGGATATGGACGCTAATCAAGTGCGCGCATCGGAAAAACCGCAAAAGCGCCTGAAATAGTAAATGCCGGGACCTCAACCCTCTAAGGAGCATACTGAGCCAGTATCGTCGGTCGTTATAGGTTATAGGCATTCGTCGCACGATTGCCTTTCGCGAGGGCCGTGGAAGCTAACCATTTTTCGAACGGCAGCTCGGAGCAATGACCGGAGTTCGGCCAATAGCTAGGTGCAATTGAATCTCGCGCATGATTTTTCGCATGGAAATTACTCATCGAGAGGCCGTAACGACGGACCCATTTCTATCCCCGTAAAATTGCCGTGATCGGGATGTGAGGAATGTCTCGGATGCCGACCGCTCCTGCAGAGCTGAGTTGTTGGAATAAATAACAACGGTGGGCAAGAAGCAGGATAAATGGTAGTTGAGTGGTGTACAAAGAGTAGCTAGGCCATTGAGGACCCAGGTGCCTCGTGAGGACGCGTTTCGTCTCGAACGTTCTGGGTGAATCTAATCCGCGACTTTTGATACTTCAACGGATATCCGCATATCTTTTTACTCATCTGTGGCTCGTGATCTGCCTTGGGCCTCGGAGTTATTAAGGGCTAACTATAGTGGTGAAGTTACAAGGACCTACATCCTACACTGCCACTTAATAAGGGACGTTCATCAAGTTTAGGTCAACCATTCCTGCATGTTTTCTTTTTGCTTTCAATGACCGTTAAGCCCATGGAGAAAGGAAATAGAAAAAGTTTGAAGCGATACGGTGAGCCTGGGTCCGACGAGAACCAGGTATCAGCCTCGTCGAGCAATTGCTCAACCCCGAGATCATGTACTAATTCGGCAAGCACCTCCCTAGACGCCGacttttcgaagatctcTCTTTCGGGGTCGTCTATGAACTCGCAGCTGGAGGCACTCGCGAATACAAATTTACTAACTGTGAGAATAAAGCTTGCTGATCGAGGTGACGATGCATCTGATGAGATGCAGGGCATTGTGTCCGAGCTGGAGGCTGTGTGCCATCACCACAAGGGGACGTTTGTGAATGCTGCTAACATTGAGCCATATGAATACCTAGCCGATAGTAGGAGGTTGAACGTCATTGAAGAGCATAAAGATATTTATATCTTCGAGAGTGGGAACGTTGAGTTTGCAAGCGCCAGCTCAAGTGATAGCAAGGAGACACCGTATAATTACGATAAAGTTATTCAGGTTCAGTTCAAAAGATTTAACGTACTCAAGTCGGTTTGCAATGTGGTTCAAAATATCTTAAAAAGTAAAAATGAGTTAATTGAGAAATGGTCTATTAGTTACAACGGGCATGCACTGGCACAACCAGGCAACCTTTACGTGAAAGGAGTGCCGAAAGATATGCTGCTGGACCAGGTTATTCCCATCTTTTCCAAGTTTGGTCCAGTTTCATGTCTCAAAATTATATGCGATAATGTAACTGGTGAGTCACTCGGCTATGGTTTTGTTTCATATCCGTTGGGTTCTCAGGCATCCAGATGCATAAGCGAATTGAATGGTAAGAAACTGGGTTCCAGTACATTGTTCATCAATTTCCACATTGAGAGGAAAGAGAGGGAGCGAATCTATCGAGACaacatcaaggaaaataGCGATGACGAGAAGTTCAGGGGCGTTTTTGTCGGGAACCTGCCCGTTCTTAATTCTAACAATGAAGTTCTAACCCCGGAAGATgtcatcaagcttttcCGCGAGCGATTAGCACCATTAATGACGGATCTTGTCATCGAGTCCGTGTATTTTCCTAGGAAAATCAGACCGGGCGGTTCTCAGTTTCTTTCGGAGATCGACACAGAAGtggaaaatgaagctgCGAAGTACGAGAAATCGGCTGAGGAGGGGTGTGAGGCCATCGACGACACTAAACGGTACTGTCCTCAACATGATGACAATCCCTTTAAAAATTACGGATTCATCAAGTTTGCAAACCATGCACAAGCCGTGAAAGCCATAGAGGTATTCAACGATTTCGAATGGCTAGGCCGTAAGCTTGTGGTTAACAAGGCCGCTCAAAACAAAGCACAGGCCTATCATCATAAGAAACCGCTAATTTCGACTGGCTTTGGGAATAGAGGTGATAATAACTATTATCCTGCTCCGAACTTGTATGGGTTATATGGCGGGCTTGGGAACTTGTTCTTCCCTTATGTCAATTCTATGGGTTCACTTTCAGCGTCATCCTCGGACGATACAGATCTGTCAGATAGCGAAGCTGCATATCCTTTGAACCGATCTCGAAGTGCTGGCCCGTACAGCCCCGCTTTTCAGACTTTTGAGCAGATGCCCAGTCCTGCCCAAGCTTTCGATCCTTCTGCTACCGGTGGTACTGTATTCCCAATGAATGCATACGGGATTATTTCTCAAAGCCCACCGTTTGCATTGCCGCTACCGACTCGGGACCAGCAGGAGTCGAATCTATATGTCAAGCATATTCCATTATCTTGGAAGGATGAGGACCTCTACGACTTCTATCAAGTATTTGGAGACATAATCAGCGCCAAGATTATAACAATAGGAGGCGGTAAAGGCCGGAATTGCGAGGGCCAAAGTTCGCCAATTTCTAATGCAGTTAATCGTGATCCGAACCATCCAGGAACTTCTAGAGGATATGGTTTTGTTTGCTTCAAGAATCCGCTGGATGCATCGCGCGCTATTCTGGCGACGAACAACTTTCCATTGTCACACGCTCACATCCTTCATGTATCTTTTGCGCAAAAACGAGCAAGATTCGGCCAAAGCGGTGTAGGTTCAGGTCATGGCCAACGCGCAAACCCCGATAGTCATCCATTCAATCCAAAATTAGCATCAAACAGAGCGTCTTTCAACGAACATTCTAGAGGTCAGATTAATGTCAAGTTCCTGAATGCCATGAGGCAACAAAGACCAAGTACTGGCGGACCTATGCCCAGCAACTTCTTGCCTCGCGGCGGCGCTTGGGCAGGTGTACCCATAGCTCCGCCTTCGGTATCCCATGCGTTGCCTTCAGCTCCTTTTGTGCCGTCAAGCGCTAACACctctctgatgatgagggaGCCCTATGTGATGCATCATCCGAACTCGAGatctgatgatgatgaggcCGATGACGGGATTTCAGTCTGATCGGCACTTCAAGATAACCGTTTGTACATATTAATGCATTTTATTTAAAGCAAAACCTGACATAGTCGGTCGTTAGAATTACAAAATTGCTATTATACAAATCAATTGTTAAGCGAGCCACATCATTTCATGGTTTGGGTATCGTAGATGTGGGTCCCATTCTATCACAGTTCTGGAGATGGGCATGGCGTGCAAGTGTTGACTTGAATCTCAATGCTCTGTAGCGTTCTTCTCGCCATTACCTATCGATAGGGCTTTGACCCAAGATGGAGTTTAGCATCATTTAATTTAGTTATCCGTCGAATTGCTATTCGAAAAGCCTGCCATTGGGAGCTCGCCTGTCGATGAGGCAAccaattcttccttcaaaacTTGAAGGCTCTTTATGTAACGGTCATAGTTGGTCTTGTGGTCCTTTTCTTGCGCAGAATCTCTGGAAAGATCACCACATAGTGATGGCAGAACATCAGCGACTGTAGCGAGCGATTTCCTTAAAATCTGCAGATTATTCTCTAGACGTTGATGATAATCGCTAATTGGACAAACGTCTGCGGCATTGGAGGATACCACTGAGGAGCTGGGCGTTGTATAAGACCCCAGAGGACCGGGCGCGTGAGGGAAAGGTGATTGGTACTGGAAAGCATTCAGAGAATATAGAGGGCTTGATGATCTGTATTGCACCGGCGCCGGTGCGGGCGTGGACGAAGCTGTAGATGACGGAGCGGTCGGCGCCGCTGATTGCTGGATTACCTCCGGTAGCGAGATAGTTCGGGATCTCGCTATCAGATGCTCCTTGCGGTGCAAGTGTGGCAGCAgcggctgctgttgctgctgaggTTCCTGTTTTTGCAAGCCGAGCGCCGCCGGCGGCAGCAAGGGCAAAGAAGCATAGTGTCGACGATCatactgctgctgctgctccgCCAGCGGCGCCGACGCATCTTGACCACCATAACCAGAGCCGTTTGCAGACCCGACGTAGTTTATACAAACCGTGGATAGCACGTTTTTCCTCTTGCCATCCCTGCCGACTCCAGTGCTCTTACGCTGGATCTTCTTGAGCGTCGCAACATCAGCGTCCTTCCTGAAGTGGCCCTGGGGATGGCTGAAAGACCACAACACTTCGCTGCGGTCCTTCGAGCCGCCACTCCTACCAGCTGCCGCGCTTTCCGGCGCCGTAGTGATCTTGTGGAACCCGTACATGTGAAGCTGGCGAACAAAACTGCTAACAT
Above is a genomic segment from Torulaspora globosa chromosome 1, complete sequence containing:
- a CDS encoding uncharacterized protein (ancestral locus Anc_5.74), producing MSNKLHLQVMETFSNRLLRKRDALLRSISKSDKRRDDGQEVRQQLSVERDSGHNNLTVAVHRSVRNLIKLGFTFSQIVEGSGVSDAFLRQAFRELSLDLPNAKQLEEPRDDRNSTGYLKPRFTVPKEDNNPNSLPEGSNQDTEKQTRRMIEPELRLFMLKTRLEINRLRSLAKQPELAEQLKQDDAQSAIGKLKNAIFSNLQDFFNEIEVADPVRTSTRNDETPKRAHGDINLTLERSRKRAKTQNLRDMKGDPNAKENVEVSQKTDPSMVCDSMHHRA
- the DNA2 gene encoding bifunctional ATP-dependent DNA helicase/ssDNA endodeoxyribonuclease DNA2 (ancestral locus Anc_5.75), with product MPTTPEKKRSGHLVASPEGGISAATKKPSTGGSKRKRKYQFAPVDTLGNRSNDESNVLRAISVSQVRNSTVTKSSRQEKKASESKLRGSAPIAKAKHDARESRVATGGEDGMPSEKVIWQYSPVREEHSDKVGSSYENSEDWMEPDRFEEPSSTPMPRRLKSVLSFANISEREQTDNACPMSVPARISTRSRGTTESLRESLRDIDDILDDMEGELTLKPNVPKMSQIPSSPSRMREQEKGDTADKKSEGDCAYASSDGDDSLINILTEKKSERQNSARPLTDSDLLDDSLVDYFNEINNRKAGECCEDDIGNVEARLSQSLRIPETDSRQEPEAKMDGYIKLAGFPSRRKGVERFVVTKTAEVSLPKIGRQKILSCIDEHGKNTSVIVRHPWIYLEFEEGDVIHIVEGQNFENKKLLSDDKDPTTQLVNDNLLILNPDLLLSATEVGGSVECLRRAVLQSVLEDSRGEPSIAMIVGNIVHELLQSALINMVNNKTLTMDFLEKKLDSLLQTFSFAILLCNASIKTVRKEITEMHLKNIHNLLTRYVKQGNYGCYVSVSGTRKTDPLSIANVIDTEESVWSPIYGLKGFLDVTLDVLCKKTRSIVPLEVKTGKSKSISHEAQGLIYTLLLNDKYEVPFDFFLLLYTRHNEMIKHPYMLHSIKHVLMFRNQMATKLKYRLKEFKKGGPIGDIWPPLLQSSFCDSCHLKAPCMVINNLLEDGTAESSGLKTEDYEYLTNHLVANHSENSRFLKKYNELITQEESSIQFINKSLFLLSSEAHESQGGHCLANLKVVSSTNNPLDNSSFLHVFARTKEGLQSMLYAQLSKNDRVTISDESGHFCITQGVIVDIKADSVTISARRKVLNNRIPAQKSSGLTNIVSAVDDRTSIESLLRIQNMVSYRIDKNEAQQGLALARFSLLNLFLPPVQSGQVIIDEGTNELRSVKRSDGGDARMRAFLVDKVAPRFLTDNESPLIAKARQTLTQFNSDQIKAIENVLRAQDYALILGMPGTGKTTVIAEIIKILVDAGKSILLTSYTHSAVDNVLLKLRATNIKIARLGRKHKILPEVQQYQPNFEAFETYEEYIEEINSLSVVATTCLGISDVLFSLREKDFDYVILDEASQISMPIALAPLRLGEKFIMVGDHHQLPPLVKNEAARVGGLEQSLFKILCDDHPQSVSELTIQYRMCEDIMALSNFLIYQKKLKCGSDQVRDQTFNISSIGKLTRFRTNSNHQPWLEDILDPQRRVIFLNYDNCTDFEETSESDNITNEGEVRIIQQCLKGMAKCGVNPADIGILTLYRAQLHLLKRTFQGPKWANLEILTADQFQGRDKDCIIVSMVRSNTRNNAGSLLKELRRVNVAMTRAKSKLIIAGSKETIGSLPQIRDFINLLKERDWIYDLASNFLQAYNFGDDGESRTDEEYSPKNSQTRTTGARNLSSQSRIFKDTPIVRQAISEI